Proteins encoded within one genomic window of Methanosarcina barkeri str. Wiesmoor:
- a CDS encoding DNA-directed RNA polymerase, with amino-acid sequence MYKMMKLVDTVRIPPTLLGEEVTQTVKNALREKLEGQVDKKLGSLVAICKIVEIGEGHILVGDGAVYYDVTFEAIMFVPELQEIIEGEVVETVGFGVFVGMGPMDGLLHVSQITDDFISYDAKNARLVTKNGGKSIAEGDHVRARVVAVSINEREPKESKIGLTMRQTALGKLQWLEEARKKKQSHEAVPEGAA; translated from the coding sequence GATACGGTCCGTATCCCTCCTACCCTTTTAGGGGAAGAGGTAACACAAACTGTTAAAAACGCGTTAAGAGAAAAACTCGAGGGCCAGGTTGACAAAAAACTTGGGTCCCTTGTCGCGATTTGCAAGATAGTCGAGATAGGGGAGGGTCATATCCTTGTAGGAGATGGAGCAGTATATTACGATGTTACATTCGAAGCAATAATGTTCGTGCCTGAGTTACAGGAGATTATTGAGGGTGAAGTTGTTGAAACCGTTGGTTTCGGAGTTTTCGTAGGGATGGGACCAATGGATGGCTTGCTTCACGTCAGCCAGATTACGGATGATTTTATTTCATACGACGCCAAGAATGCAAGGCTTGTAACAAAGAACGGAGGCAAATCCATTGCTGAAGGTGACCATGTAAGGGCCAGGGTTGTCGCTGTAAGTATTAACGAGAGGGAGCCTAAAGAAAGTAAAATCGGCCTTACTATGCGCCAGACTGCTCTTGGAAAGCTACAATGGCTCGAAGAAGCTCGTAAAAAGAAACAGTCTCATGAGGCTGTTCCTGAAGGAGCTGCCTGA
- the spt4 gene encoding transcription elongation factor subunit Spt4, with product MAEKVCRHCMRVLEGQNCPICGTSDLAEEWSGLVIILDPERSEIAKKLGVDIPDKFALKVR from the coding sequence ATGGCAGAAAAAGTATGTCGACATTGCATGAGAGTCCTGGAAGGACAAAACTGCCCAATCTGTGGGACTTCGGACCTTGCAGAGGAATGGAGTGGGCTTGTAATTATCCTGGACCCTGAACGCTCAGAAATAGCAAAAAAGCTTGGGGTTGACATTCCGGATAAATTTGCTTTGAAGGTGCGCTGA